The Rubricoccus marinus nucleotide sequence ACTGTCGACTTCAGGCGCAACGCGTCGACCTTGCGGGTCGACGCGTTTTTTTATGCCGTCGTCCCACTTTTACGAATGCGCGCCAGCACTCCACCGGCGCGCTCGATCTGGAAACGGGCCTCGCCAGAGGCTACTGCAGCCCGAGGCTTCGGACACATGCCGCAAGCGCCTCTCTCTGCTCTTCTGTCAGGGAGCGCGGCACGATCATTCGCACTTCTACGTACAGGTCTCCGCACTGTGTGGCAGTCCGTACTCCCTGCCCACGTAGACGCAACCGTTCCCCCGGCTGCGTTCCAGGCGAGACGCTGATCTTGACGCTTCGGCCGTACGCGTTTGTAATTGCGCGTTGAGTGCCCAACAAGGCTTCAATCACCGTAATGGGCTCCACGATGTGGAGGTCATTCCCCTCGCGTCTAAAACGGGGGCTTGGGGCTACGCGAAAGACCACGTAGAGGTCGCTCCTCTTGCCGCTCTCGGACTCCGGACCTTTCTCCTTGAACCGAACCTTTACGCCGGAGCGGACCCCCTGCGGGACTGGCACCTGTACCGCTGTGCCATCGGTGAGCGTAACGCTCGTGTGCCCTCCTTTAAGCGCTTGCTCAAACATTAGCCGGACTTCGGCTTCGACGTGGCTCCGCGTGTACGCTTTGGAGATTGCGAACGCCGCTCCGAAATGAACAGAAGCGTGCATGTCGCGCCCTGCGTCTCCGAGACCGAAGCGCATACGGTCGTACTCCAATCGAGCGGACGGGTTGGACAGCACCTCATACGCCTCTTGGATCTCCCGAAAGTGCTCCAATCGGTCGTGAGCACCCGCGTTTCGGTCCGGGTGTAGCTCTTGGGCGAGACTCCGGTAGGCCCGCTTAATTTCAGCGTGGCTGGCCGTCTCCGAGACGTCTAGGACGTGGTAATGGTTGGATATCTCTGCCATGCGACTTCGTCCCGCCGTGCCGATCTGGCACGAGTGAGCTCATCCTTTCTACCGGCTCTAAAACCGTACCAACCCTGATGCCCGACGCCCTGTCATTCGACACCCTCCTCATCGCGAACCGAGGCGAGATATGCGTTCGCATCATCCGGACCTGCCGAGAACTCGGTATACGTACCGTGGCCGTTTACTCCGACGCCGACCGAGACGCGCTCCACGTGCAGATGGCTGACGAGGCCGTCCGAATTGGGCCCGCTCCATCCAACGAATCCTATCTGCGCATCGACGCGATCCTAGACGCAGCTCGGGCCACTGGCGCTCAGGCGATCCATCCAGGCTATGGCTTCCTCTCCGAGAACGCCGGGTTCGCTCGCGCTTGTGCAGAAGCCGGAATAATCTTCGTTGGGCCATCGCCAGAGGCCATTGAGCAGATGGGCGACAAGACGTCGGCGCGTGAGCTTATGCGAGCCGCAGGTGTCCCAATGGCTCCGGGCACTCCCGACGCGATCGAGGACGCTGAAGAAGCAGAACGGGTCGCAGGTGACATCGGATACCCTGTGCTCGTTAAAGCGGCAGCAGGCGGAGGCGGCAAGGGAATGCGGGTTGTTCACCGGGCAGAGGACTTCCTCTCCTCTTTCGAGATGGCACGCAGTGAGGCCCAAAGCGCCTTTGGTGATGGAAGGGTGTATCTGGAGAAGTACGTGGTTGGACCGCGTCACATCGAATTTCAGATCCTCGCTGACTCCCATGGCAACGTAGTGCACCTCTTTGAACGTGACTGCTCTATCCAGCGGCGTCACCAGAAGGTGGTGGAGGAGGCACCGAGCTCAGTACTGACTCCTGAACTACGCGAGAGGATGGGCGCTGCAGCGGTAGCAGCGGCTAAAGCGTGCTCCTACGAAGGTGCAGGCACCATCGAGTTCCTCCTGACCTCTGAAATGGAGTTCTACTTCCTTGAGATGAACACCCGTCTTCAGGTGGAGCACCCCATTACAGAGATGATTACCGGGTTGGACCTCGTAGCCGAGCAACTACGAATCGCGTCTGGAGCCACACTGGGGTACAGCCAGAATGATCTCACGATCAACGGACATGCGATCGAATGCAGGATCTACGCAGAAGACGTACCGGGTGGGTTTCTACCAGACCCAGGGCCACTGTTTAGACACCGCTCTCCTGACGGTACGGGAGTACGAGTCGATACCGGAGTCAGCGAAGGAGGCCGCGTGCCGATCTACTACGACCCTATGATTGCAAAGCTGATCGCATGGGGGGAAGACAGAGAGACTGCCCTACGGCGTATGCGTCGCGCGCTTCAGGACTACATGATCGTTGGGGTCTCAACGACCATACCCTTCTGTGCCTCAGTCATAGAGAACCCTCGGTTTCAAACAGGAGAGTACTCGACTGCGTATGTCGACAACGAGTTTGCGATCGACGCAATCGAAGCCACCGATGTTGAGGCGAGAATTGCGGTCCTCGCCGGCTTGCCTTCCGAGGGCTCTGATAAGGCCTTACCCAAGGCACTACGCCTCGAGGAAGATGCACCTTCTCGTTGGTTAAACCGGCGCTGACGTTGCATAGCCGGGGGCGCACACAAAAAGAGCCCCGACTCCAATCAGGAGTCGGGGCTCAAAGGAACTTGGCGACGACCTACTCTCCCACCTAGTGGCAGTACCATCGGCGCTGCGGGGCTTAACGGCTCTGTTCGGAATGGAAAGAGGTGGGTCCCCCGCGCTAGAGTCACCAAGAATCGGGTGACATGCGGATAGCCGTAGCAAAACCGATCAGGGCGACCTAGCAGGTCAACTCTCATCGTATCAAGCAAATGCAATATGTAAATGCAACAACGTGTGGCGTTAAGCCACGTAGGTAATTAGTACGGCTCGGCTTCACATGTTACCACGCTTCAACCTGCCGCCTATCAACGTCCTAGTCTCGAACGACCTACAAGGGAAATCTCATCTTCTGGTGGGCTTCGTGCTTAGATGCTTTCAGCGCTTATCCCTTCCCGACATAGCTACCCAGCGATGCGCCTGGCGGCACAACTGGTACACCAGAGGTCAGTCCGTCCCGGTCCTCTCGTACTAAGGACAGCTCCAGTCAAATTTCCAACGCCCACAGCAGATAGGGACCGAACTGTCTCACGACGTTCTGAACCCAGCTCACGTACCGCTTTAATGGGCGAACAGCCCAACCCTTGGGACCTTCTCCAGCCCCAGGATGCGATGAGCCGACATCGAGGTGCCAAACCTCCCCGTCGATGTGAACTCTTGGGGGAGATAAGCCTGTTATCCCCGGCGTACCTTTTATCCTTTGAGCGACGGCCCTTCCATTCGGGACCGCCGGATCACTAAGGCCTGCTTTCGCACCTGCTCGACCTGTATGTCTCGCAGTTAAGCGTCCTTGTGCCTTTACACTCTACGCACGATTACCGACCGTGCTGAGGACACCTTTGCAAGCCTCCGTTACAATTTAGGAGGCGACCGCCCCAGTCAAACTACCCACCTAACACTGTTCCCCGACCGGATCACGGCCGTGGGTTAGGCACCGACCAAACCAAGGGCGGTATTTCAAGGGTGACTCCATGACGCCTGGCGACGCCACTTCAAAGTCTCCCGCCTATCCTACACATGGTTTGGCAAGTGTCAATGCTAAGCTGTAGTAAAGGTGCACGGGGTCTTTCCGTCCCGCTGCGGGTATCCGGCGTCTTCACCGGCACCACAATTTCACCGAGCGCGCGATCGAGACAGTGCCCAACTCGTTGCACCATTCGTGCAGGTCGGAACTTACCCGACAAGGAATTTCGCTACCTTAGGACCGTTATAGTTACGGCCGCCGTTTACTGGGGCTTCGGTCGAGAGCTTCGCCACAAGGGCTAACCCCCTTCCTTAACCTTCCAGCACCGGGCAGGTGTCACTCCCTATACTTCGTCTTGCGACTTGGCAGAGAGCTGTGTTTTTGTTAAACAGTCGGTTGGGCCTTTTCACTGCGGCCAGTCAAAGACTGGCGTCCCTTCTCCCGAAGTTAGGGGACTAATTTGCCTAGTTCCTTAATCGCGCATCACTCGAGCGCCTGAGGATACTCTCCTCGCCTACCTGTGTCGGTTTACGGTACGGGCACCCTAAACAGCTCACGACGCTTTTCTCGGCAGCATGTTTGGGGTCACTATGGGTTCACCCGAAGGCTCCCCCTACTGTTGCGTTTCAACCTATATGCGGGGCGGATTTGCCTACCCCACGGTCTACGCGCTTCAACGACCATCCGTCAGGTCGCGGACCTTACACTCCTGCGTCACGCCTTGAGTTAACGTTGTTGGGTGGTACGGGAATATTTAACCCGTTTGCCATCGCCTACGCCTTTCGGCCTCGGCTTAGGTCCCGACTAACCCTGCTCCGATTAACGTTGAACAGGAACCCTTAGGCTTACGGCGGACAGGTTTCTCACCTGTCTTATCGTTACTCATGCCTACATTTTCGCTTCCATACGCTCCACAATGCCTTACGGCACGGCTTCAGCGCCTATGGAATGCTCCCCTACCACTCTAGAAAACTAGAATCCGAAGCTTCGGCGCCAGACTTGATGCCCGAACATTTTCGATGCCGGACCGCTCGACCAGTGAGCTATTACGCACTCTTTAAATGAATGGCTGCTTCTAAGCCAACATCCTGGTTGTCTATGCAGTCCGACCTCCTTTGCTCAACTTAGTCTGGACTTTGGGGCCTTAGCTGTCGATCTGGGTTGTTTCCCTCTCGGACACGGATCTTATCACCCGCGCCCTCACTGCCGCCTAACATGTGTCCGGCATTCGGAGTTTGTCTGGAGTTGGTACCCGGTGAAGGGCCCGCGTCCAATCAGTGCTCTACCTCCGGCACACTCTACGGCGACGCTGTACCTAAATACATTTCGGGGAGTACGAGCTATTTCCGGGTTTGATAGGCCTTTCACCCCTACCCACAGCTCATCGGAGCCTTTTTCAACAGACACCCGTTCGGTCCTCCACGCGGTCTTACCCGCGCTTCAACCTGGCCATGGGTAGCTCACCCGGTTTCGCGTCTGCCCCCACTGACTGAACGCCCTATTCAGACTCGCTTTCGCTTCGGCTTCGGCGCTAAACGCCTTAACCTTGCCAGTGAGGAGCAACTCGTAGGCTCATTATGCAAAAGGCACGCGGTCACTCCCGAAGGAGCTCCCACTGGTTGTAAGCACACGGTTTCAGGTACTATTTCACTCGCCTACTAGGCGTTCTTTTCACCTTTCCCTCACGGTACTAGTGCACTATCGGTCACAAGAGAGTACTTAGCCTTACCAGATGGTGCTGGCAGATTCTCACAGGATTTCTCCGGTCCCGTGATACTCAGGAACACTGCGATGCTGCTCGCCTGACGTCTACGGGGCTATCACCCTCTATGGCGTGGCTTTCCAGACCACTTCGTCTTGAGCTAACAGATCATCGTATGCAGGTCCTACAACCCCGAAAGCGCCGAAACGCTTTCGGTTTGGGCTGGTCCCCTTTCGCTCGCCACTACTTAGGGAGTCACTATTGTTTTCTTTTCCTCCGGGTACTTAGATGTTTCAGTTCTCCGGGTTGGCCTCCATAGCCTATGTTTTCAGCTATGGATAACAGGTCTTCAACCTGATGGGTTTTCCCATTCGGAAATCTTCGGATCGAAGGTTATTTGCACCTCCCCGAAGCTTATCGCAGCTTATCACGTCCTTCATCGCCTTCTTGTGCCAAGGCATCCACCGTGTGCCCTTACTTGCTTATCGCTACGTTGTAGCGTTTACATATGAACATTCTTTCTGGCTGCGGCTAGTCCTGTAAACAGAACCAGCGCAGCCTACTCGGTATCCAGAGAATTGACTAGTCCCCGAGGGGTACTAGGTCAATCCCTGATACGGTTTTGCTACGGCTATCAACATGTCAAGTAACAATCGGCACTGTGTGCCGCCTAATACCGAGTCCCTCATGAAGAGAGAGCAGTATTAGATCGTGGAGCCAGAGGGATTCGAACCCCCGACATCCTGCTTGCAAAGCAGGCGCTCTACCAACTGAGCTATGGCCCCGCCCGAAGGGTTTGGTGTCGGCGCGGCCGACAAGGTGGGGCTGGGAGGAGTTGAACCTCCGACCTCACGCTTATCAGGCGTGCGCTCTAACCACCTGAGCTACAGCCCCGGTTTGAAACCAGGGTGGTTTCGGGCGGTCGCACTAATGTGCGGACCTATCAATGGTCTTGGAGAACACTTGAGAGTGGGAGACATAGCGAGCCTTCGTCGGCCGAGACCGGATAAGGCACCGGGCTCTCTGTATAGGTAATCCAGCCGCACCTTCCGGTACGGCTACCTTGTTACGACTTAGCCCCAGTTACTGAGTTGACCTTCGGCCGCTCCCTCCCTTGCGGGTTGGGTCACGGACTTCGGGCCCCCTCAACTTCCATGGCTTGACGGGCGGTGTGTACAAGGCCCGGGAACGTATTCACCGCGTCATTGCTGATACGCGATTACTAGCGATTCCAGCTTCACGGAGTCGAGTTGCAGACTCCGATCCGAACTGAGAACGGCTTTAAGGATTCGCTCCCCCTCGCGGGGTGGCTGCCCTCTGTACCGTCCATTGTAGCACGTGTGAAGCCCCAGGCGTAAGGGCCATGATGACTTGACGTCGTCCCCACCTTCCTCACTGCTTGCGCAGGCAGTCTCGTTAGAGTCCCCGGCATAATCCGCTGGTAACTAACGATAGGGGTTGCGCTCGTTGCGGGACTTAACCCAACATCTCACGACACGAGCTGACGACAGCCATGCAGCACCTCACTAGGAGTCCGAAGAAGGGTCCTTTTCGGGACCTGTCCCCTAGCGTTCGAGCCTGGGTAAGGTTCTTCGCGTTGCATCGAATTAATCCACATGCTCCACCGCTTGTGCGGGCCCCCGTCAATTCCTTTGAGTTTCAACCTTGCGGTCGTACTCCCCAGGTGGGATGCTTAACGCGTTAGCTTGGGCACCACTTCTAAAGTGAAGTGACGCCGAGCATCCATCGTTTACGGCGTGGACTACCAGGGTATCTAATCCTGTTCGCTCCCCACGCTTTCGTGCCTGAGCGTCAATACTCGTCCAGCTATCCGCCTACGCATCCGGTGTTCCTCGTGATATTTACGCATTTCACCGCTACACCACGAATTCCGATAGCCTCTCCGAGATTCAAGACGTGCAGTATCAAGGGCAGTTCACCGGTTAGGCCGGTGGCTTTCACCCCTGACTTACACGCCCGCCTGCGCACCCTTTACACCCAGTGATTCCGGACAACGCTTGGACCCTCCGTATTACCGCGGCTGCTGGCACGGAGTTAGCCGGTCCTTATTCGTACGGTACCGTCACTCCCTGGAAACCAGGGCATTCTTCCCGTATAAAAGCAGTTTACGCCCCTGAGGGGTGTCTTCCTGCACGCGGCGTGGCTGCGTCAGACTTTCGTCCATTGCGCAATATTCCTCACTGCTGCCTCCCGTAGGAGTCTGGCCCGTGTCTCAGTGCCAGTGTGGCGGATCATCCTCTCAGACCCGCTATGGATCGTTGCCTTGGTGAGCTATTACCTCACCAACTAGCTAATCCAACGCAGACCCATCCTTAGGCGCATAAAGCTTTGATCAGGCGGCCATGCGGCCATCTGACATTATGCGGTATTAGCTACGGTTTCCCGTAGTTATTCCCCACCTAAGGGCAGGTTGTCTACGCGTTACTCACCCGTGCGCCACTTTACTAAGACCCCGAAGGGTCCGTTCTCGTTCGACTTGCATGTGTTAAGCCCGCCGCCAGCGTTCGTCCTGAGCCAGGATCAAACTCTCCGTAGTAGAAGAGTTCTCTCTGGTTCGAGAGAAGTGTACTTGTCTATTCGCATCTGGCCGAAACCAATGTGCGATCTTTGCTGTTGAGCTCTATTAAGGTGACTCTCGTCTGGTCCGCTTCTCAACCATCCCGAAGGATGATTTGAGCGGCCGACGAGGGCTCGCTATGTCTCCAATCTCTCAAAGTACAGTGCCCGTTTCGAAGCCCGCCAGAGGCGGCCTTGTTTCGAGCGCGTCCTGTTAAACTACGGACTCTCTAGCCGGCTGTCAAGCGCTTCATGTTGTCTTCCATTTAGTCAGACATCCTAGCCAATCTAGGAGTGAAGCCGTCCCGTGCCGAGCGCGAGAGAACCAAGGTAGGTACTCACTGCTTGGCCGGTCAACCGATAATGTCGGGTTCTAAAACCCTTCATCGTCAGTCTTGATTGCCGTCAAAAGCGCAGAGAACAGTGCCCGGTGAGAGTCGCGAAGCGTCTTTCCCTCGGGCGGATCGCATGGTACCCAATCCAGAATCGGGTATGTGTGCGGCTACGGTGGAGAGGTGGTGAGGCAACTGTGAGGTTGGACGTTTCGGTCTGATTTGCCTCTTGCGTGCCCCTGTATCTTGAGGTCACGGAGGGCGTAGGGCCCTCGCTTTGCTTCTACACCTCTCCTCTCTATGGAACGCTCGCGCTTCAAGCGCACGCTGAGCTGGTTCGGCTCGGTACTGCGAGACAAGGTTCTCTGGCTTGGCCTTATCGGGATCGCTCTCGGGCTGGTCGTCTTCGCCTTGCTGTTCAACTTCGCCGTCATGCCGCTCTGGACGCGCCATGACGCTTCGATCATGGTACCCGACGTCCGCGAGATGAGCGAGGGGCAAGCGGAAAGCGCCCTCCGCGCTGCCGGGCTTGGCGCGGAGATGCGCGAACAGCCATTCAATCCCAACCTCGCCGCTGATATCGTGGTGGAGCAGACGCCTGACCCGAGCACGATGGTCAAACCTGGCCGGCGCGTGTATTACTACGTCAACGCTAGTCCAAAGGAGTTGGCGGTGACGCCAGAGGTTGTCTCCATGGCAGAAGGGGTTGCTCGCACTCGGCTAGAAGAAGCGGGCCTGATCGTCAGCCGAGTCGAGAGCGACACGGTCCGCACTCCATTCCGGAATACCGTTACCCGTCAGACGCCCCCTGCTGGAAGGCAAGTCCCCAAAGGCACGCGTGTGACTCTGTGGTTGAGCCCGGGCCCTGGCACCGCGAGCGTCAGGGTGCCGAACGTGGTGGGCAACACGCCAGAGGAGGCCAAAGAGATCATCCGGCGCGCGGGGCTCTGGGTGGACTCGCCGAATGCAACCGGCGACCGTGTGCGTTCGCAACAGCCGGAGGAGGGATCCACCCTTCGGGAGGGTGAGGAAGTCCGCATCTCGACGAGCCCGAGCGGCGGTTGAGCCTCTGGCGAGCCCATGGAGCGAGTAGCCTCTGGCGCCAGAGGCTACTCCTCTAAATAGACGGCCTGCTCTTCGGTGTCGACAACGACTCTCTCGCGGTGCTTGGTCGGGATCCGGCGCCCGACGAAGTCAGGTTGGATGGGGACTTCGCGGTGGCCTCGGTCGATGAGGACGGCGAGTTGAATGGACCGGGGGCGGCCGTGGCTGACCACGGCATCGAGGGCAGCTCGCGCGGTGCGGCCCGTAAAGAGGACGTCATCCACGATGAGGACATCCCGGCCGCTGGCGTCGGGGCCATCGAGCGCCAGAGGCACGGCGTCGGAATCGTCCCGGAAGCCGGTGAGGTCGAGCGCGTGCACGGGGATGGAACGCCCTTCCACGTCTTCGAGGGCGTCAGCGATCATCCTCGCGAGCGCTTTCCCCCGTGTCTTGAGGCCGAACACCAGGAGGGTCTCTGTTCCCCTGTTCTGCTCGCGGACCTCGTACGCGAGACGCGTGACGGTGCGGCGCACGCGGGCGGGGGAAAGGATCTGGGAGCGCGCCATATATAGGAGAGAGATGCAGACTCAGGCGACAAGCTCGCCTTTCAGGATGGTGACCGCGGAGCCGACGAGGAGCACGCGGTCTCCCCGCACGTCCACGGTCACGTTCCCGCCTCTGGCGGAGGCCTGATAGCAACGGACCGTTTGCGTTCCGAGTTGGTCTGCCCAATACGGGCCGATGGCGCAGTGGGCCGATCCCGTCACTGGATCTTCCGGTACACCAGAGCCCGGTGCAAAGAAGCGGGAGACGGCGTCTGTCTCGCCAGAGGCCTGCGCGGTAACGATGACGCCTCTTGCGCCAAGCGCGGCAACGGCGTCATGATTGGGGTCCAGGCCACGAACAGTCGCTTCGTCGGGCGCGACGGCGAATAGATCGAAGCGGGAGCGGCCTTCCCAGACGGGATCGAAGCCGAACACATCGGCGAAGCCAGCGGGGAGCGGTGAGGCTTCTGGCGGCGTGGCGGGAAAGTCCATCGCCAGTTGCCCATCGGGACGGCGCGAGACGTGGAGAGGACCGGAGCGCGTGTGGAACGTGGCGGTGGCCTCTGGCGCGAGAGCGTTAGTTTCGAACAGGACGTGCGCGCTCGCGAGCGTCGCGTGTCCGCAGAGGTCGATCTCGACGGTGGGCGTGAACCACCGGAGATTCCAGGCGCTGTTCTCCTTATAGATAAACGCGGTCTCCGCGTGCC carries:
- a CDS encoding DnaJ C-terminal domain-containing protein → MAEISNHYHVLDVSETASHAEIKRAYRSLAQELHPDRNAGAHDRLEHFREIQEAYEVLSNPSARLEYDRMRFGLGDAGRDMHASVHFGAAFAISKAYTRSHVEAEVRLMFEQALKGGHTSVTLTDGTAVQVPVPQGVRSGVKVRFKEKGPESESGKRSDLYVVFRVAPSPRFRREGNDLHIVEPITVIEALLGTQRAITNAYGRSVKISVSPGTQPGERLRLRGQGVRTATQCGDLYVEVRMIVPRSLTEEQREALAACVRSLGLQ
- the accC gene encoding acetyl-CoA carboxylase biotin carboxylase subunit; this encodes MPDALSFDTLLIANRGEICVRIIRTCRELGIRTVAVYSDADRDALHVQMADEAVRIGPAPSNESYLRIDAILDAARATGAQAIHPGYGFLSENAGFARACAEAGIIFVGPSPEAIEQMGDKTSARELMRAAGVPMAPGTPDAIEDAEEAERVAGDIGYPVLVKAAAGGGGKGMRVVHRAEDFLSSFEMARSEAQSAFGDGRVYLEKYVVGPRHIEFQILADSHGNVVHLFERDCSIQRRHQKVVEEAPSSVLTPELRERMGAAAVAAAKACSYEGAGTIEFLLTSEMEFYFLEMNTRLQVEHPITEMITGLDLVAEQLRIASGATLGYSQNDLTINGHAIECRIYAEDVPGGFLPDPGPLFRHRSPDGTGVRVDTGVSEGGRVPIYYDPMIAKLIAWGEDRETALRRMRRALQDYMIVGVSTTIPFCASVIENPRFQTGEYSTAYVDNEFAIDAIEATDVEARIAVLAGLPSEGSDKALPKALRLEEDAPSRWLNRR
- a CDS encoding PASTA domain-containing protein, with the protein product MERSRFKRTLSWFGSVLRDKVLWLGLIGIALGLVVFALLFNFAVMPLWTRHDASIMVPDVREMSEGQAESALRAAGLGAEMREQPFNPNLAADIVVEQTPDPSTMVKPGRRVYYYVNASPKELAVTPEVVSMAEGVARTRLEEAGLIVSRVESDTVRTPFRNTVTRQTPPAGRQVPKGTRVTLWLSPGPGTASVRVPNVVGNTPEEAKEIIRRAGLWVDSPNATGDRVRSQQPEEGSTLREGEEVRISTSPSGG
- the pyrR gene encoding bifunctional pyr operon transcriptional regulator/uracil phosphoribosyltransferase PyrR; translation: MARSQILSPARVRRTVTRLAYEVREQNRGTETLLVFGLKTRGKALARMIADALEDVEGRSIPVHALDLTGFRDDSDAVPLALDGPDASGRDVLIVDDVLFTGRTARAALDAVVSHGRPRSIQLAVLIDRGHREVPIQPDFVGRRIPTKHRERVVVDTEEQAVYLEE
- a CDS encoding PhzF family phenazine biosynthesis protein; the encoded protein is MPRPIYVVDAFTSTAFAGNPAGVCLLSGPADEQWMQQVAAEMRHAETAFIYKENSAWNLRWFTPTVEIDLCGHATLASAHVLFETNALAPEATATFHTRSGPLHVSRRPDGQLAMDFPATPPEASPLPAGFADVFGFDPVWEGRSRFDLFAVAPDEATVRGLDPNHDAVAALGARGVIVTAQASGETDAVSRFFAPGSGVPEDPVTGSAHCAIGPYWADQLGTQTVRCYQASARGGNVTVDVRGDRVLLVGSAVTILKGELVA